The following are encoded in a window of Rhodocyclaceae bacterium genomic DNA:
- a CDS encoding outer membrane protein transport protein yields MLAIGRAGAGTVVDTADPAAAYFNPAALLSPGVNYGRGTEWSLGAQVLMPRASLRDLGSTARSPGNGLVAQPYPGTGFDNPTNPTLVPNLFVVHRLSDGRTALAAGLTSAFGLSSTFSPEWFGRYDSTRVSLETVNLTVSAARLLTETLSIGGGIDWQHAQSDLQSALPDPFAAVPTASTDGRARLRGSGSGVGMHFGASWAATPALRVGVHYRSGMDIALSGTNTVQGLTGQLAAANGTVGAITELRMPAMAGLGVVWAASPSLTVFAQFDTYGWGRFGDLRVRLADGSADLVRPSGYRDASAVSL; encoded by the coding sequence GTGCTTGCGATCGGGCGGGCTGGTGCCGGCACGGTGGTCGACACGGCCGATCCTGCTGCCGCATACTTCAACCCGGCTGCGCTTCTGTCGCCCGGAGTGAACTACGGGCGCGGGACCGAGTGGTCCCTGGGGGCGCAGGTGCTGATGCCCCGAGCCTCGCTGCGCGACCTCGGGTCGACCGCCAGGAGCCCGGGCAACGGTCTTGTCGCGCAGCCCTATCCGGGTACGGGCTTCGACAATCCCACCAATCCGACCCTGGTACCGAACCTGTTCGTGGTGCATCGTCTTTCCGACGGGCGGACCGCACTCGCAGCGGGGCTCACCTCTGCGTTCGGGCTGTCCTCGACCTTCAGCCCCGAGTGGTTCGGACGCTACGATTCCACGCGCGTATCGCTCGAGACTGTGAACCTGACCGTCTCGGCGGCGCGTCTGCTGACCGAGACCCTGTCGATCGGTGGCGGCATCGACTGGCAGCATGCGCAATCGGATCTCCAGTCCGCGCTGCCGGACCCGTTCGCCGCCGTCCCGACCGCGTCCACGGATGGCCGCGCCCGCCTGCGCGGAAGCGGCTCGGGTGTCGGCATGCACTTCGGCGCGAGCTGGGCGGCTACGCCTGCGCTGAGGGTGGGTGTGCATTACCGATCGGGGATGGACATCGCGCTGAGCGGCACGAATACGGTACAGGGCCTCACCGGGCAGCTGGCGGCCGCGAACGGTACGGTGGGCGCAATCACCGAGCTGCGGATGCCGGCTATGGCCGGTCTCGGCGTGGTCTGGGCTGCCAGCCCGTCCCTCACGGTTTTCGCGCAGTTCGATACGTACGGCTGGGGACGGTTCGGGGACCTTCGCGTACGGCTCGCCGACGGCAGTGCCGACCTCGTGCGCCCGAGCGGCTACCGGGACGCCTCCGCCGTGTCGCTGTGA
- a CDS encoding acetoacetate decarboxylase family protein, with product MLAHASVTDTGMPAGQSVGEWLLHHTTGGGRASLSVWQLRIGLGFLAWRVMRAFAAARRAHDALAARDRRVTTADASARFRALADRLRLVQQWTQRQLADAGVSTSPLGQPLAQMELLCTMMIGMLADGVMEEGFDRIDAWELSQWLRHHGASEGALDHPTLRAAYSYVFAFEQGDTRRPNLAAGVAVRMLLRLLLCSRGAVFWEMRAGMGDTIFAPLYEVLRRRGVHFRFLHRALELKTLAGRRVDEILIGRQATVVDGQEYQPLRDYRGVPGWPSLPDWAQLAEGEAMRAHFADRTFDLESAYTDWPDVETLTLRAGHDFDRVVLGVPVGALAYLCPTLCAANPRFRDMVGGITTVRTQAAQLWVDRTLEQLGWRLPSPVVSAYGEPFDTWADLTELLERENWGARGYGGGREPRSLAYFCGVMADDALGLLPPGARVPADYSERALDEARRCARDWFEQHTGELWPKGTCPGTQALDHRLLHAPPGTPEKERFEHQWFSANVDPSARYVQSRADTTRLRLRADESGFDNLLLSGDWTLNGLNYGCVESAVLGGLQAARAIGGYPARLFGETDFPPTSPFARVQPGAVRRGAANPPPPPWRCREGRAFLFYLQGEMTALQALCDRSLNDPSGRQFRFEPLSDLVVLTFQSLRGIHSVPQPQEGELDYDEAAFWVPVRERRSSIDCAMLIPYIFAGSGIAVAAGREHYGYPKEFAELHVPSAVEEPDRLSVRLPAREVAGGAFQPTEVVVCERGDPLSRPSALERLSRLATRPGARARTALASLHAALSEQLDFVFLRQVPALSGDPASSLSHLVLARAAPFNIPLRSWAFLPDSYVVRFAGVASHPIAADLGLALEAGGVARALAAARCDLDFVLQPGVMLRG from the coding sequence ATGCTGGCCCACGCGAGCGTGACCGACACCGGCATGCCGGCCGGCCAGTCGGTCGGCGAGTGGTTGCTCCACCACACCACCGGCGGCGGACGTGCGTCGCTGTCGGTCTGGCAGTTGCGGATCGGGCTCGGCTTCCTCGCCTGGCGCGTGATGCGCGCCTTCGCCGCCGCCCGGCGCGCCCACGATGCACTTGCGGCGCGCGATCGGCGGGTGACCACGGCCGATGCGAGCGCGCGGTTTCGCGCGCTCGCCGATCGGCTGCGCCTGGTGCAGCAGTGGACGCAGCGACAACTGGCCGATGCTGGCGTATCCACGTCGCCGCTGGGGCAACCGTTGGCCCAGATGGAACTGCTGTGCACGATGATGATCGGCATGCTCGCCGACGGCGTGATGGAGGAGGGGTTCGACCGCATCGACGCGTGGGAGCTCTCCCAGTGGCTGCGGCACCACGGTGCCAGCGAGGGGGCGCTGGATCACCCGACACTCAGGGCCGCCTACAGCTACGTGTTCGCCTTCGAGCAGGGCGACACCCGGCGGCCCAACCTCGCCGCCGGCGTCGCGGTGCGCATGCTGCTGCGGCTCTTGCTCTGCTCCCGGGGCGCGGTGTTCTGGGAGATGCGCGCGGGCATGGGTGACACCATCTTCGCGCCACTCTACGAGGTGCTCCGGCGCCGCGGCGTGCACTTCCGCTTCTTACACCGGGCGCTCGAACTGAAGACGCTGGCCGGCCGCCGGGTCGACGAGATCCTGATCGGTCGCCAGGCGACCGTCGTCGACGGTCAGGAGTACCAGCCACTCAGGGACTACCGCGGGGTGCCCGGATGGCCCTCGCTGCCCGACTGGGCGCAACTCGCCGAGGGCGAGGCAATGCGTGCGCACTTCGCCGACCGTACCTTCGACCTCGAGTCGGCCTATACCGACTGGCCAGACGTCGAGACCCTCACCTTGCGCGCCGGCCACGACTTCGATCGCGTGGTGCTCGGGGTTCCCGTGGGGGCTCTCGCTTACCTGTGCCCGACCCTGTGCGCGGCGAATCCCCGCTTCCGGGACATGGTTGGCGGCATCACGACCGTGAGGACCCAGGCCGCGCAGCTCTGGGTCGATCGCACGCTCGAGCAGCTGGGCTGGCGCCTGCCGTCGCCGGTGGTCAGCGCCTACGGAGAGCCGTTCGACACCTGGGCCGACCTCACGGAACTGCTCGAGCGCGAGAACTGGGGCGCGCGTGGCTATGGCGGTGGCCGTGAACCGCGCAGCCTCGCCTATTTCTGCGGCGTGATGGCTGATGACGCGCTCGGGCTGCTGCCTCCGGGCGCGCGGGTTCCCGCCGACTACAGCGAGCGGGCGCTCGACGAGGCCCGGCGTTGCGCACGCGACTGGTTCGAACAGCACACAGGCGAGCTGTGGCCGAAGGGTACCTGTCCGGGGACGCAGGCGCTCGACCATCGGTTGCTGCATGCGCCGCCGGGCACGCCCGAGAAGGAACGCTTCGAGCACCAGTGGTTCTCCGCCAATGTCGATCCGAGCGCCCGCTACGTGCAGTCGCGCGCAGACACGACCCGCCTGCGTCTTCGTGCCGACGAGTCCGGTTTCGACAACCTGTTGCTGTCGGGTGACTGGACGCTCAACGGTCTGAATTACGGGTGTGTCGAGTCGGCGGTACTCGGCGGGCTGCAGGCCGCGCGCGCGATCGGCGGCTATCCGGCCCGGTTGTTCGGGGAGACGGATTTTCCGCCGACCTCCCCGTTCGCGCGGGTGCAACCCGGCGCTGTGCGTCGCGGTGCCGCCAATCCGCCGCCACCACCCTGGCGCTGTCGCGAGGGCCGCGCGTTCCTCTTCTACCTGCAGGGTGAGATGACCGCGCTGCAGGCGCTCTGCGACCGATCGCTCAACGACCCCAGCGGCCGCCAGTTCCGATTCGAGCCGCTGTCGGACCTGGTCGTGCTCACCTTCCAGTCGCTGCGCGGGATTCATTCCGTACCGCAGCCTCAGGAGGGCGAGCTCGACTACGACGAGGCTGCGTTCTGGGTGCCGGTGCGCGAGCGGCGCTCCAGCATCGACTGCGCGATGCTGATTCCCTACATCTTCGCCGGCAGCGGCATCGCGGTGGCGGCAGGGCGCGAGCACTACGGCTACCCGAAGGAGTTCGCGGAACTTCATGTGCCCTCGGCCGTGGAAGAGCCGGATCGGCTGTCCGTGCGATTGCCCGCCCGAGAGGTCGCGGGAGGCGCGTTCCAGCCGACCGAAGTGGTCGTCTGCGAGCGGGGAGACCCCCTGTCGCGACCCTCGGCCCTGGAGCGATTGTCCCGGCTGGCGACCCGGCCGGGCGCGCGGGCCAGGACGGCGCTCGCCTCCCTCCATGCGGCGCTTTCCGAGCAGCTCGATTTCGTGTTCCTGAGGCAAGTACCGGCACTGTCCGGCGATCCGGCTTCGTCGCTCAGTCACCTCGTCCTCGCGCGGGCTGCGCCATTCAACATTCCCTTGCGCAGCTGGGCGTTCCTGCCGGACAGCTACGTAGTCCGCTTCGCCGGGGTAGCCAGCCACCCGATCGCAGCCGATCTCGGTCTTGCCCTCGAGGCCGGTGGCGTGGCGCGCGCGCTTGCCGCCGCGCGTTGCGACCTCGACTTCGTCCTGCAGCCGGGCGTCATGCTGCGTGGCTGA
- a CDS encoding dihydroxy-acid dehydratase translates to MADEKPRGMKKGLTAYGDQGFSLFLRKAFIKAMGYTEDSLNRPIIGITNTFSGYNACHRNVPDLIEGIKRGVMLAGGLPIEFPVVSLHESFAHPTSMYLRNLMAIDTEEMIRAQPMDACVLIGGCDKTVPALLMGAASANVPAVLMVTGPMMTGDHKGERLGACTDCRRFWGKYRGNEIDAREIGEIEEKLCPTAGTCMVMGTASTMACCAEAMGMMIPGGAAIPAVMADRIRNAEETGARAVAIAAEGLTPDKVMTQAAFENALTMLLAVGGSTNALIHMAAIAARLGFELDLEGFDRMGRKTPVLVDLKPTGQGYMEDLYRAGGATTIMRQLKPLLNLDALTVTGRTLGENLDAAPPGWDQKVVHAFDDPVYKDGAMVVLRGNLAPNGAIIKQCAASQPLLQHEGRAVVFSSLADLANRIDDPALDVTADDILVLQNSGPKGVPGMPESGYLPIPKKLAEKGVKDMVRVSDARMSGTAFGTIVLHVSPESAVGGPLALVRNGDRIRLDTAGRRIDLLVSDEELAARRAAWVAPEPKPEDRRGYRKLYMEDIEQAERGVDFAFMRAPTRGVVPRA, encoded by the coding sequence ATGGCAGACGAAAAACCCCGCGGCATGAAGAAGGGCCTGACCGCCTATGGCGACCAGGGCTTCTCGCTGTTCCTGCGCAAGGCCTTCATCAAGGCGATGGGCTATACCGAAGATTCGCTGAACCGCCCAATCATCGGCATCACGAACACCTTCTCCGGCTACAACGCCTGCCACCGCAACGTGCCCGACCTGATCGAGGGCATCAAGCGCGGCGTGATGCTCGCCGGCGGCCTGCCGATCGAGTTCCCGGTGGTGTCGCTGCACGAGTCGTTCGCGCACCCGACCAGCATGTACCTGCGCAACCTGATGGCGATCGACACCGAAGAGATGATCCGCGCGCAGCCGATGGATGCCTGCGTGCTGATTGGCGGCTGCGACAAGACGGTGCCGGCGCTGCTGATGGGCGCAGCCAGCGCGAACGTGCCCGCGGTGCTGATGGTCACCGGGCCGATGATGACCGGCGACCACAAGGGCGAGCGGCTCGGGGCCTGCACCGACTGCCGGCGCTTCTGGGGCAAGTACCGTGGCAACGAGATCGATGCGCGCGAGATCGGCGAGATCGAGGAGAAGTTGTGCCCGACCGCCGGCACCTGCATGGTGATGGGTACCGCCAGCACCATGGCCTGCTGTGCCGAGGCGATGGGCATGATGATCCCTGGCGGCGCCGCGATCCCGGCCGTGATGGCAGACCGCATCCGCAACGCGGAAGAGACCGGCGCCCGCGCCGTAGCCATCGCGGCCGAAGGTCTCACGCCTGACAAGGTGATGACCCAGGCGGCGTTCGAGAACGCGCTGACCATGCTGCTCGCCGTCGGTGGTTCGACCAATGCGCTGATCCACATGGCCGCGATCGCGGCACGGCTGGGCTTCGAACTCGACCTCGAAGGCTTCGACCGCATGGGCCGCAAGACCCCGGTGCTGGTCGACCTGAAGCCGACCGGGCAGGGCTACATGGAAGACCTGTACCGTGCCGGTGGCGCGACGACGATCATGCGCCAGCTGAAGCCGCTGCTGAACCTGGACGCACTCACCGTCACCGGACGCACGCTGGGCGAGAACCTCGATGCCGCGCCACCCGGATGGGACCAGAAGGTGGTCCATGCGTTCGATGACCCCGTCTACAAGGATGGCGCGATGGTCGTTCTGCGCGGCAACCTTGCGCCCAACGGCGCGATCATCAAGCAGTGCGCCGCCTCGCAGCCGCTGCTGCAGCACGAGGGCCGTGCGGTGGTGTTCTCGTCGCTGGCCGACCTGGCCAATCGCATCGACGACCCGGCGCTGGACGTGACCGCGGACGACATCCTGGTGCTGCAGAACTCCGGGCCGAAGGGCGTGCCCGGAATGCCGGAATCCGGGTACCTGCCGATCCCGAAGAAGCTCGCGGAGAAGGGCGTGAAGGACATGGTTCGTGTCTCCGACGCGCGGATGAGCGGCACCGCTTTCGGCACCATCGTGCTGCATGTGTCGCCCGAATCGGCCGTTGGCGGGCCACTGGCGCTGGTGCGCAATGGCGATCGCATCCGGCTCGACACTGCCGGCCGGCGCATCGACCTGCTGGTGAGCGACGAAGAACTCGCCGCGCGCCGTGCCGCCTGGGTCGCGCCCGAGCCGAAGCCGGAAGACCGGCGCGGCTACCGCAAGCTGTACATGGAAGACATCGAGCAGGCGGAGCGCGGGGTCGACTTCGCGTTCATGCGGGCGCCGACGCGCGGGGTGGTGCCGAGGGCGTGA
- a CDS encoding HlyD family efflux transporter periplasmic adaptor subunit: MGGRATSHVLLWTTIGAVAAFIAWANWARLDQITRAPGQVITTSRNQVIQAPPAGGVLESLLVREGATVSRGQLLMRFERARLGANYEEAATKAASLRAQLARLGAEAAGRSAPEYPQDLAGYPQFKDTQTAFFLKRRQLLEEDIGTLEKLRDLAQRELDMNLPLLKSGDVSQAEILRLQRQVADLGGQIASKRNKFFQDIQADLAKAQEELSGIQQVMAQRREELVLTDVRAPMDGVVRNVRLTTIGGVARPGEELMQIVPVEDSLVVEAKVRTADIGFLRRNLPATVKLDAFDYAIYGVLHGQVTFISADTISEQIAGQEVSLYRVHARIERHDLRTRAGERLEIQPGMTGTVEIKTGERTIWEFLTKPITRTLQESLREK, encoded by the coding sequence ATGGGGGGACGGGCGACGTCGCACGTGTTGCTGTGGACGACGATCGGCGCCGTCGCGGCCTTCATCGCGTGGGCCAACTGGGCGCGCCTGGACCAGATCACGCGGGCCCCTGGGCAGGTGATCACCACCTCGCGCAACCAGGTGATCCAGGCGCCGCCCGCCGGCGGTGTGCTGGAGTCACTGCTGGTTCGCGAAGGTGCGACCGTGTCCAGGGGCCAGCTGCTGATGCGATTCGAGCGCGCCAGGCTCGGCGCAAACTACGAGGAGGCGGCGACGAAGGCTGCGTCGCTGCGCGCGCAGCTCGCGCGGCTCGGGGCCGAGGCAGCGGGGCGCAGCGCGCCGGAGTATCCGCAGGACCTGGCGGGCTACCCACAGTTCAAGGACACGCAGACGGCCTTCTTCCTGAAGCGCCGCCAGCTGCTCGAGGAGGACATCGGAACACTCGAGAAGCTGAGGGACCTCGCACAGCGCGAGCTCGACATGAACCTGCCGCTCCTCAAGTCGGGCGATGTGAGCCAGGCAGAGATCCTCAGGCTGCAGCGGCAGGTTGCCGACCTCGGCGGCCAGATCGCGAGCAAGCGCAACAAGTTCTTCCAGGACATCCAGGCCGATCTCGCCAAGGCGCAGGAAGAGCTCTCGGGCATTCAGCAGGTCATGGCGCAGCGGCGCGAGGAGCTCGTGCTGACCGATGTCCGCGCGCCGATGGACGGGGTGGTGCGCAACGTGCGTCTCACGACTATCGGCGGTGTCGCGCGCCCGGGCGAGGAACTCATGCAGATCGTGCCGGTGGAGGATAGCCTGGTCGTCGAGGCCAAGGTGCGCACGGCGGATATCGGGTTCCTGCGTCGGAACCTGCCGGCGACGGTCAAGCTCGACGCGTTCGACTACGCGATCTACGGCGTGCTCCACGGACAGGTCACGTTCATCAGCGCCGACACTATTTCCGAGCAGATCGCCGGGCAGGAGGTGTCGCTCTACCGCGTTCACGCCAGGATCGAGCGCCACGACCTGCGGACGCGGGCAGGCGAGCGCCTGGAAATCCAGCCCGGGATGACCGGTACCGTCGAGATCAAGACCGGGGAGCGGACGATCTGGGAATTTCTCACCAAGCCGATCACCCGGACGCTGCAGGAGTCGCTGCGCGAGAAATAG
- a CDS encoding ATP-binding cassette domain-containing protein, giving the protein MIELLRRTAQLSGQRVARSRIDAVRASLERSAAAAPVGRFLAAWRAAGLVGQLSPVQTPSRSDLPLLAWREAGGFALLVSVSPDGRFGGQDETGSPVSIGAQEQATFLRLATQAEVEAVPRALPCIARAVWARRIVIVEAVFATLVVSLLALGASLYAMQVFDRVIPNQGYQTLWVLTAGVVGAILLEWLLKQVRAHLVDNAGVEIDKELSQWFFERMQHTRLDARPSTVGTLAAQVKGFETVRAMLTSTTLFVLADVPFAVFFVVVIALLGGAVAVIPIMVLPVALVAGLAFQRAIYRQAARMTASSYRKNGLLVESVEGGESLKAAHGEWQFAARWKALVSEVADADERIRRFSAWSQNLTVLLQQLGYVALIAMGAWLVVRNELTMGALIAISIISNRAITPIVQLPGILVQWAHARAAIDGLDAILALPGDHDRADEQLTPEVLEPSLRLERLRFSYGLQRIVLEAEHFTIGPGERVGLIGPVGSGKSTLLKTLSGLYRPTEGRVFLGGVDLTMLNPMVVREMIGYLPQDQRLVSGTLRQNLVLGLADPGDEAILAAARQTGLFELLTQNPRGLALEIGEGGRGVSGGQKQLVALTRLVLARPQLWLLDEPTASMDSDAETRLIRLLRDTLQPADTFVVATHKTAFLPLLTRLAVVRDGRVVHDGPRDAVLASLQGRAA; this is encoded by the coding sequence ATGATCGAACTCCTGCGCCGCACCGCACAGCTTTCGGGACAGCGTGTGGCGCGCTCGCGTATCGATGCGGTGCGCGCGTCGCTCGAGCGCAGCGCGGCTGCGGCGCCCGTCGGGCGCTTCCTGGCCGCGTGGCGCGCGGCCGGGCTCGTCGGCCAGCTCTCGCCAGTGCAGACGCCTTCGCGCAGCGATCTTCCGCTGCTTGCATGGCGCGAGGCGGGTGGCTTCGCGCTACTCGTCTCGGTGAGCCCTGACGGCCGATTCGGCGGGCAGGACGAGACGGGCAGCCCGGTTTCGATCGGCGCACAGGAGCAGGCCACCTTCCTGCGCCTCGCGACCCAGGCCGAGGTCGAGGCCGTACCGCGGGCGCTGCCCTGCATCGCGCGGGCGGTCTGGGCCCGCCGGATCGTGATCGTGGAGGCGGTGTTCGCCACGCTCGTGGTGAGCCTTCTCGCGCTCGGCGCTTCGCTTTACGCGATGCAGGTGTTCGACCGCGTCATTCCGAACCAGGGCTACCAGACGCTATGGGTGCTCACCGCCGGGGTCGTGGGTGCGATCCTGCTCGAATGGCTGCTCAAGCAGGTACGCGCGCACCTGGTCGACAACGCCGGTGTGGAGATCGACAAGGAACTCTCGCAGTGGTTCTTCGAGCGCATGCAGCACACGCGGCTCGACGCGCGTCCGAGCACCGTAGGCACCCTGGCCGCGCAGGTGAAGGGCTTCGAGACTGTGCGGGCCATGCTCACCTCGACGACGCTGTTCGTGCTGGCTGACGTGCCGTTCGCGGTGTTCTTCGTGGTGGTCATCGCGCTGCTCGGCGGCGCGGTGGCGGTGATCCCGATCATGGTGCTGCCGGTCGCGCTCGTGGCGGGGCTGGCGTTCCAGCGTGCGATCTACCGCCAGGCTGCGCGCATGACGGCGAGCAGCTATCGCAAGAACGGGCTGCTGGTGGAGTCGGTGGAGGGCGGCGAATCGCTGAAGGCCGCGCACGGGGAGTGGCAGTTCGCCGCGCGCTGGAAGGCCCTCGTGTCCGAGGTCGCCGATGCCGACGAGCGTATCCGGCGGTTCTCTGCGTGGTCGCAGAACCTCACCGTGCTGCTGCAGCAGCTGGGCTACGTGGCGCTGATCGCCATGGGCGCCTGGCTGGTGGTGCGAAACGAGCTCACGATGGGCGCACTCATCGCGATCAGCATCATCAGCAACCGCGCGATCACGCCGATCGTGCAGCTGCCGGGTATCCTGGTTCAGTGGGCGCACGCGCGCGCGGCGATCGACGGGCTCGACGCGATCCTCGCCCTGCCCGGTGACCACGATCGCGCCGACGAGCAGCTCACGCCCGAGGTGCTCGAGCCTTCGCTGCGTCTCGAGCGCCTGCGCTTCTCCTATGGCCTGCAACGTATCGTGCTCGAGGCCGAGCACTTCACGATAGGGCCTGGCGAGCGCGTCGGGCTGATCGGTCCGGTCGGATCAGGCAAGAGCACGCTGCTCAAGACGCTGTCCGGGCTCTACCGGCCGACCGAGGGCCGGGTGTTTCTCGGCGGCGTGGACTTGACGATGCTCAACCCGATGGTGGTGCGAGAGATGATCGGCTATCTGCCGCAGGACCAGCGGCTGGTGAGTGGCACCCTGAGGCAGAACCTCGTGCTCGGACTGGCCGACCCGGGCGACGAGGCCATCCTCGCGGCCGCGCGGCAGACCGGGCTCTTCGAGCTGCTCACGCAGAACCCGAGAGGGCTTGCACTGGAAATCGGCGAGGGTGGCCGGGGCGTCTCCGGCGGGCAGAAGCAGCTCGTCGCGCTGACCCGCCTCGTCCTCGCACGGCCGCAGCTGTGGTTGCTCGATGAGCCCACGGCATCGATGGACAGCGACGCCGAGACCCGCTTGATTCGCCTGCTCCGAGACACGCTGCAACCAGCCGATACTTTCGTGGTCGCGACCCACAAGACCGCCTTCCTGCCGCTGCTCACACGGCTCGCGGTGGTGCGCGACGGCCGGGTGGTACATGACGGCCCGCGCGATGCGGTGCTGGCGTCACTGCAGGGGCGGGCCGCATGA
- a CDS encoding NAD(P)-binding protein codes for MAKERIVVLGGGCAAMATVFALTDRPGWQERYDITVYQPGGRLGGKGAAGRNEDRGDRIEEHGLHLWSGFYENAFWMMRKAFAELERPPSAPVATLHTAFKPRHFAGLGSESRGDAIFWSGYLPQDPGQPGDFIPDD; via the coding sequence ATGGCCAAGGAACGTATCGTGGTGCTGGGCGGCGGCTGTGCAGCCATGGCCACCGTATTCGCGCTGACCGACCGCCCCGGCTGGCAGGAGCGCTACGACATCACCGTCTACCAGCCTGGCGGGCGGCTCGGCGGCAAGGGGGCCGCCGGACGCAACGAAGATCGGGGCGACCGGATCGAGGAACACGGCCTGCACCTGTGGAGCGGCTTCTACGAGAACGCGTTCTGGATGATGCGCAAGGCCTTCGCCGAACTCGAACGGCCGCCGTCGGCCCCGGTCGCGACCCTGCACACCGCGTTCAAGCCGCGTCACTTCGCCGGCCTCGGCAGCGAGTCGCGTGGCGACGCGATATTCTGGAGTGGCTACCTGCCGCAGGATCCCGGACAGCCCGGGGATTTCATCCCGGACGATTAA